DNA sequence from the Xyrauchen texanus isolate HMW12.3.18 chromosome 35, RBS_HiC_50CHRs, whole genome shotgun sequence genome:
ACAAAATACTTTCCCAACTTGGCTGAAATTTAAACAGACACTGTGTTGAATATTCGTGTGGAGGAGTAAGAGGGAGGGTGAAATGCaccaatttaaaaaaagtgtCATCTGTTACAATGCAATCATTTACAGGAATTGTGTCATTGGTATCAAAGTTAAACTCTACCAAGGAGGACACATAGGGGAGAGATGAGTGTAGCTGTAGTCCATACAGCTTAATGCATACTTGAGACAAATTCCTGAGAGGGGATGCACCGAGATTAACCGTGACGAGAGAAGGAGCCTAATAAAATTTTAGATGTGGTTGCTGTATGCTTGCTAAGCTGGAGGAAGCTGAAGGCAATGTGAATTCTTAGTGTGATTTAGGTTTGTGCTTGTTTGTGAGTACTGCACAATATGGAAGTTTTGAGCAAGTTCTGATATGATGAATAAAATCTGTCTATGCAAATACCATACTGAAGGAAAGATGAAGTCTGCAGACCTAATGTCTTTGTTTATGCTGCAAATGCAAAAGTGGCATTTTTCCAAATCACCATAATTATTTCTTATAattttttgaataaattattttgactGTACTTGTATGTGCTTGTTGCATTTTTTatatgattggttggttggttataTAGTTGGTATAtagttgcatttacatttatatttattcatttagcagatgcttttatccaacactacttacaaaatgaggaaggatacaacataagcgattcatcaTAAGGAGGCAGTAAcacaaaaagtgctgcattatACATTTTCAATTGCATTAGATAAGTACTAGCCAAGAcagagattaaagtgcaacaagaatggtattttctttattatatttgtatttaaattttttgagtGTGGAGTCAAGTGCTCATGAAAATGTTGTATCATTAGTCATTTTTAAAGATAGAGAGGGAGTCTGCTGTCAATGTACAGTGAAGCCAAAAGACTGGGAAAGTGAATTGGTGCCTATTCGTGAAGGGACCACAAGGCGCTGCTCATTTGCAGACAGCaggtgggaatgtagctctgcaaGAATGCTTGTAAGCAGATGTGGGTTGCATGTTTatagaggaagggtcttatcttcctgatgttgtagtgTCCAAATCTACATGACTGGCTGTTTTTGAGATGTGATCGGTGAAATTGAGTTTATTGTTGATGGTTACCCCTAggtttctgaccgttttggatgGTGTCATTGTAGCCGAACCCAGCTGAATGGTGATATTGTGCTCAACAACAGGGTTGGCTGGACAGGCGAGGAGCTTGGTCTTCACTAGGCTGAGTTGAATATGGTTTTCCTTTATCctggccgagatgtctgccaggcagtcACCATGGGGTCATCAGGTTGGAAAGACCTGCATGTCATCAGCATTGTAGTGGTAAGAAAACATGTGTgcttgaatgatgggtcccagtgatgatGTATATAGAAGAGAAGTAGGCCAAGggaaggagtggtggtggcatagtggctaaagcacagggctgttaatcagagggtccctggtttgaaccccacggccgccaccaccattgtgtccttgagcaaggcacttaactccaggttgttctggggggattgtccctgtaataattgcactgtaagttgctttggataaaagcgtctgccaaatgcataaatgtaaatgtaagtagttACTTGAACATGCTTAAATGtggtgggaaaagtgcctgtaattagagatgtgttaattatgtgtgtgagtgcaggtaggatggatgaAAAGATGGAGACGGTGGGACCAAATAGGGGCCAGGTGATAGGGGGATTAGAGAGGAGAGAATTATTGGTTAGATTTAGCCACAGGGGTGGGGGTTAGGTGTTAGGTGTTCACAAATGTCTacattataatgtaatgtaaatacaattattgtgaaTACATTTACCTGTCTGTTACATGTTTTACATTGTTTATAagtggtttggtttaggggtgggGTTGTGAGATCTAAAATACAGACATGATTCTTtactaatatatttatttgtataataaaCATATTGCAGTTAAACACACAAAATGAAGATTGATGATTGCTGTGCCTATGAAAGAATTGTCTGAACTCAAGGGAGAGCAGAATGATAAGGACTTTTTGATGTAGGCAAAAAGTCACTATAGTGATGTTTCCGTCATCAGACTGCCCTGCTTTATTCCTAAAGATGGACTAAAATGTCCTTTCAATGGAAGCCATGCAGAGTCTTTCATATGAAATGCAGGCCTAGAAGATTATTGTCTCCAGTTGGTTTATGTTAAGCAAAGTAATGGGCCAAGCTTGTCAGCTGTAATTTTTGTCAGTCGTCACCATGGATACTGATGGTTAGCCTGCCAATCATTGGTGTTTGTGTAAGGATCTTTTCTCAGCTTTGAAGCTGCCTGCCAGTTTTATAGACTTTTACCTTGTACAAGAAAAAAATAGAGTTTTATGGTCAATGTTCAAAGTTTTAATTTAGTCTGATAGCATCCCCATACCCTAAGGGATGGAAATGTACAAGCAAAGTGTCTTTTTCTAACCTTTTAGATAGAAACATATACTTTGTTCATATAAAAGCAAGAGTGTGAGTCACTTGTCAAATTTGAGGCATACTCACTGACAGCCATTCTTCCCTTCTCTGTGTTGCTTGATTCTTCTTTTAGGGGCTGCTTTTTCATATGCACAGCAAGATGTAAGAAGGATGTGGAGCAATTTTATGGACCTCATCAAGTCAGAGTGATTCATTCTGCAAATCTTCTGACATCCAGCTAGCACTCCTATTAATCTCAGTACCATTGAGACAGGCTAAAATATCATGGTACTTCcagtcaaaataaacaaaataactatatGTTTCAAAGCACAGCTaaaatttcttttaaaatgtgccttttttctttctttcttttatgctTCATATCTTCTAAAATTGCTATGCCTCACGTTACCTCAAATGCAAAGACCTTAGTGTGTCTCACAAAACATCTGTGACTGCCTGCCTTGTAGACTGTGGTGACTGATGACAGACCATGACATGTTGGAGCACATAGACAAGGTGCACAACATATTTCAGATGGTTGCAGTCACAATGATCAGACTCTAGGTCTTCTCTTGCAGACTTGCATCAAAGACAATTTTGGCATTCCGCATTCCAAATTGCCCATAATGAAAGTGGTATATATAACTGAAAGGTTTGAAATGATCAAGAGGTATTTTCTAGCTTTGACTTTCTTTGAAACACTTTAAAGTATAATTTGTCCCTATttctttcttaatacacattcctggtcttgtTGTGCATGATTAATTTGTGCATATTATAACAAAGTCAAAAGATGTTTGTCTGCGtgatcataaaaatgtaataatttgttcCTCCTCTGAAATAACTTTCCTTTTCGGCTGACATCATCTAGGCCATGGAGGTGTGGAAAATAATGTTAAAGCCAGATGCAGTCTTTCTAAAATCTTCCCAATAGTTAATGCAGTAACTTAATGCTGGTTACACCAATAATAGTAAACAACGATATATTTGAAAGCAAGGCGGTACCATTGGATTTGTTGAGATGCTCTCAAAGGTGAATTTGACCATCTCTCTCATGACCCCATCAAAAAGTAGTTCCTCGCAGTCGAATGCAAACTCTCATTCAGGTCAGGATCTGGTATGGACTGCCAACCTTTCACGATCCaaacaatagagcgcaacagtgtccACCCATTTTTTCTGCCTTATTGGTTCCGGTCACTTCAGAGCTTTTTTCGCACACTTTGTTGGCCGtgtttctctgattggtggattttctcCACTCAATCAGGGGTAATGTAGTTTTTCAGTTTTGTCTTAAAAGGTTTATAAATTAGacaataaatgggatttttacttccagaaccagactgttgcgctctattcccGATGGATGAAATAGAAGAGAAACAGAAGTTAAATGGTTCTtgaatgtcatttcatgttgactttaatgctACCCCTTCCAGCAATAAACCATCCTCTAACCCTTCTTCTTTTCTGGCTGCCCTCAGATATGTCCACGCCTTATATCTGGGTGTACAAAGCCTCTGGCTTGGGGACCACAAGCACAGACACTTCTACTGGCGTATGATGTTCGAGAGTGCTGACATCACTATGCTGAGACTGCTGGAGACCTTCCTGAAGAGTGCTCCGCAGCTCGTTCTGCAACTCAGCATTATGATCCAGACCAGCCAGGTCCTCCCCTTGCAGGGTCAGTCACTTTTCACATCTATAATCAAATTTGGCTTAAAGAATGATATAAATGGTTGGGCCTGTGCTGTTTGTCTCTATCATATTATTACAATCAGCCTTATTGCTATGCATGCACCCAACCAGAGTATGACATTTGATTATATGCCTTTTTTGTGGGATTTCTGTATTGCATCTATTTTTAATGTGGCACAAGAAGATTAGTTTAGAAATTCACTTGGCCATTAATAATGATTAGAGTGTACTTTTGCAGCATGCACTTGCATTACTCTAGTCTATCTTTGGATCTGTCAGGAAGGAACAGGAGGCAATATTTACAAACCCACCTGACAGGTGCCTTTGATTACAGAGCTGCAAAAACATGTTTCTGCATTAGTACAGCTCCATGGGAACAATTGTAGCCACAGCCAGATGTTCCCTGGGGAATTTTATCCAAATGTCAAACAGGAAACTGTGACTCTAAAGAACACCCAGAGATAGTTAACTGCAGGATGTGATTTTCATTGAAAGGCTGTCATTTCATGGAATGTACCTAGAGACAAACGGCATTTATACTGTGGCAGCCCTACTCATAATAAGTTCAGACAGCTGAGCACACTTTTTATAAAGAGATAAAAATGAACATGTGGAGTGCTACAAAAAAGAAGTGATTTTACAGCAAGACATAACCAAGTCTCAAGAGATGCCCAAGGCACACATCCACCTTATTGTCAGCAGTGTACAGAGTACAGACCTTCTAAAATCCACAGTCTTATTGCTCTGTCCTTACCTGCACTTTTTCAATTTGAGGTTTCTTCTTGCACACAAAGGCTTTTATCACACTGTGCACACAAATTCATCAGATCTTTAGGACTAGTCGATTGACTATTTGCACTGCCATTGTGCAAGTGATGAAATCTGATCCATTTGTTCAGACAGAGCAGTGCAGTATTTATTTATCTACATTGGTTGCTAAAGAAATTATTTATAGTAagtgcagaggtgggtagagtagccaaaaactacactcaagtaaaagtacaattacttaaaaaattaattactcaagtagaagtaaacgTACtatcataaataattacttaagtaagagtaagaaagtattcaattaaaagagtagtgagtaactagttactttcacaaatgacatattggacattaactcccctatattccattacataatacatatttaacatgtactacagaattattattaatggaaattctgtcatcattcaccatcatcttgttccaaaacagtatgactttatttctttacaATGGACGGCGTTCCTGTtgttacatttttgggttaattttatttaatgtgtcatttattgagagattattgaatgggattTTAACAAGaacggaagttcacacagctgcatgtgctgctgtcacagactgtcacacAAGTCATCAATGCTGCAGCTTTAAACTCTTaaatgtgaaacactttcttcgctccttacagtgaaaaaattatagtttcatcatgcaatgccttcatttaacactaaGACAaacagatatttcaagattaaaatctcagcttcaatttaaggcagcacattgaggtaagttttggctctaatgctaacacaggcttttctgtgtaatgtgatggtcattttcagggtgattctgtaactgggcccTTGTGacaagcaatatatcagtgtgctttgtcccgtgTCCCGcgtgtcatgagcagtatttacgcatttactggaaactatcacagctacttcgggtggattaactgtataaatccatgtaaacatccacattaagtgtaaatgccttttgctctgccattcgtgtgattgacaactggagcgcgaacagacagccttactgtccttttctacatatcgcTGCCCACTTcggcatatcgcggtgccattttgtggccgttctgcataacgctgcaGGTCATTTAAGCTTAGTCCTGGTTCTctaggaaaatgcccggtatgccagattaccaatcaaGCCCTGCCTCTGTTTATGTATATCTTGGCATCTCACCATGGAGCTGAACTTAAGAGGTGCATGAGAACAACATTGACAGAGGCATTTTATGCATCAATTTTGTGGATCCATGTGTCCAAAACTgctgtctcattcacccattcaccatGCACTACACAATGACTGTCACATAGATCGCAGTATCTAGAGTTagtgaacatttgtttatttggaCAGTACTGTGCACTATGTTTGATGTTATATGGTCTACACTTAATGCTACTTGAAATCTAATCTGACTGTTGGGAGTTGCATTTCTAAAAACtataacataactgttaaaacTAAATGGATTTGAGACTCAATAGACAAAAAGTGACAGATTTTTACGGCCTGTCTGAACAAAGCCATAAAGCGATATTATGGAAACTACTGGGTCTGCCATAATCACTCAGAATCATACTCCTCACATTGGGAGACTAGATGCTGGAGAACTACAGTAAATAATGATTTGGCTCTGTTTTGATTTCTTCTGAATAAATGGATGAGCTTATGAATGGCCAGACAAGAacctgatcaaatattcatgagaGCTTCTACACTCTTTACAGCACTCTAAAACTCAAAGATAAAACATTTTAGCGGGATGGTGGTGTGTGTTCTTTATATAGATCATTTACCCATCTAAATTATTATACAACAGTAGATCTTGATTTCCAACCGACGTGACGTGTTTATGGAACCGGCCCAGAGATAAATGTTATTGCTTATAGGTTGCTTTTTCATAGTTTAGTAGACTTAATggattttttaaattatgttgcaTACAGTAGAATACAGaataaaatatatgttaataGCATGCATCAGATAATTTGATCttgaaataatttgaaaacaaatgtttgactTCAAACTGAAATatctgattgcagactttggtgtcTTGGTACAAATCTGAGCACATTTTGTAACAtcagaaaaaagtattttgaagaCACATGAAATATTACTATGGTACAGATAATGtcattaattttatttacatatatataatattacatataaaataattaaataatatattgatagaatgtaatataataattgtatttaattaaaaaaatgtgaatttaatttaatttaattgtaccTAATACCATCTAACCATCCTTAACCCAACTTTTATTTTTCCGGCagtgtaattaaattacagtataATTAACAGCCTAAAACATTAATCATGCACTGCCTCATCTCTCTATTTGTATCCACTGtctctctgtcactctttctCATTGTATTCCATTCAATACAGGTCTGTCTGCCTCTGCCTCTCTGGTATCTCTGGGCTGGATGATGGCATCTTATCAGAAGGCACTACGGGACTCTCGTGATGACAAGCTTGCCATGTCATATAAAGCTGTGGTGGTGCACATGCTTTGGCACCTATTCACAGTAGGAGCACGTGCGATGGCCTTTGCCCTTTTCGCCTCCATCTTCCAGCTCTACTTTGGAATTTTCATCGTGGCACACTGGTGTGCCATGACATTCTGGATTATCCAGGGTGAAACTGACTTTTGCATGTCCAAGTGGGAGGAGATAATCTACAACATGATGGTGGGTGTTGTGTACATATTCTGCTGGTTCAGCGTCCGTGAGGGCCCCATGCGCTGCCGTCTGCTCCTTTACAGCGTCATAGTGCTGGTTGAAAATGTGGCCCTCACTGCCGTGTGGTATAATTACCGCAGTCCACGCACTTCAGACTTTTATGCTGTGGTGGTTGTGTGCATGGTGGCCTGTAGCTACGCCCTGGgcacattttttatgtttgtctACTACAGCCTTCTGCACCCAGATGGTCCTGTGTCTGGGGCCTATATTGGATTTTGTGGGGTGCAAGTGGGTGCTGCATCAGACCCTTGTATCTCTTCCTCCACCTCTGCTCCTCCTCTGGATGCAGTTAGCAGCCCTCCAAGGACACTGCAGAGGACTAAAGCAGGAGAGTCAGTATTGGGGGCAGATGGTGGAGATGTGTTTAAAGTGCGGCTTGTTGCTGGAACACGGACCCCCACACCTCACCTCACCCCAAGGACAGAGGGGCCGGTGATTCGCATCGACCTGCCCAGGAAGCAGTACCCAGCCTGGGACGCTCACGTCATTGATCGCAGACTGCGAAAGACCATTTTGGTACTGGAAAGTGCAGCTCCGGTCACACCAAGGATCCAGTACCGCTGTCTAGGCACACCCAAGGAAGTGATGGAGTATGAGACAACAGTCTGAACACTGTGGACTCTCTTAAATTTGATTAACTGTTTACCTTCTTCAAATATAGGATGTTAAGTACAAGTGTGGAGAGATTGTCCTCTCCAGCTTTTTTTGGTGGCTTTGTTATAGACCTATAAGAGAGGAGGCGGGGGAGGGGGTAATGTTGAGCTTTATTGATCTCAACATGAACCCTTATTGACCCTTTTCATCTGTGGAGGCATGTGGCATAATGCAATAGTGTCTAGAAAAGTGGTGTCACCCTGTGGTGTCATTAGCCATACAGGTTATTGGGTCAGAGGGTTAGGAGGTTATGCAGGAGGTCATTCAACAGGCAGTTTGTGGATGTTTATGAAAGAACCCCGGAAACAACAACGAGCGGGTCATGGTAACAATGTATGATctacaaaacaatatatatgtgtgttacaTTGACAGTGATGGTGCTCAAATAAGTCCTAATATGGTAAAAGCCATTTCTAATCATTCGTGGCAGCTGCCCTAAACAGCAATTACTGAATCCAGTTGCTAATAATTTATTGGGTTCTGAGGTTGTGCTATTGTAAGAACAATTAAAATGGGTGTAAGATGTCTCATTAAAGGCCTTAATCAACTTTCTTACATTTGTAAATCCAGCATCTGTAATGTGCATTCCACCGATCTTCAACAGCTATCATCTTCACAACATTTCCTGAATTACAAATGAATGAAAAAGGTGTATGGTTCAtattctgaaaaaaattattaagagaTAACATCATCGTCATCAGGCATTCTAAGCACACGATATTTAACCTTCAAGGACAAGGAACAGCCACAAGACCTTTAGTATTAATACTCCTTGCTTTgtaagatttttgtttttgtgtgtgtgcttttaaaaAACTCATAACAATTACCAATCATCAAGGTCTCTTTTCAGTGGACAATTCTGCTCACTTTTCAAGGAAACAATACATATCACTGTAAAATCcttcacttttttgtttttccaaatgcTCTCAAATGACATTTGTATGATAGATAATGGGTCTGATGCTGAAATGTGACTGAGTTTACCTTTCAAtcgaatatttgttttttatctcAAAGACAGGTTTATTATATGCCTATATAAGTGTAAGTTAAAATGATGATAATACAACAGTATTTCAAAGAAGTTAACAAACATGAGTTCAAATTCTGAACTGACTCATTATATGAAGTTTAATGGGAAGAAAACCCATATGCCATATGTTTACATGTTTCAGAGCAGTTCTCTTTATATAATTCATAAAAAGTTATCAGCTTTATGATTATGCCATTTCATGTAAGTTACACAATCTGgtgcaataaaatattttaattgtgaattagatatttgaatattttgatgCATATGAACAAATCCATGCAGTATCTTTTGTCTCTTTTATATTCTGTTTTCCATTTACATTAATTACTTTTTGTGATTATTTCTCACATTAATACATCTTCAAGTCTACTGTTTCAAGTGAGATGTGACAATTAAATCTACCAACTGCTGACACATGATGAGAATGTATGTGTTCTAACAggtcaaaactattattttttctttctttctttctttctttctttctttctttctttctttctttcttttctttctttctttctttctttctttcagaaaAGCTGTTAACCTTGTGTACAATTTAAATGACTTGGCATGTTTTGCATTTGATTATTGGCCTGTTGGATGGAGAAAAGTTGATAAATAGTAATCATTGGGATTGTGCTTCACTGACTGATATCATGTTATTGCTAAGTCCATTGTATCAGAAAACTTTTTCACTCCAtgtatcttcatttgtttttgtaatgtgtTAACATGTTGGTGCTAGCTGGAACACCTCAGCTACTGTACGTTCACTCTGGTTAATGCTGGATTTGACCATAGACACGGTAAAAGATGTCGCCTTACACTGTATAGTCGACTCTTTCTGTAGACTATAAAAAGAAACAAGTCGAACTTCAGTCATGTGTTTTATTTGGAAAATAAATGAAAGGCTAAAATGTGTGTTTACTGACCTGACCAAAGCATAGCAAATTAAAGAGtgtattttgttgtgtttataatattaaatagaaTTAAACTAAATGATCCACATATTTAAACAGAGATATAGTAGCCTAGTAGTATTACACatccacatatttttatttaagcATCCATTTCACACACAAATAACCAAAATGTGCTCCTGGCGTTCGTTTTTCCACAGCGAATGAATTGTATATGATGTATGGAAATTAGCTGAATAGCAGTGAAGACAGGGAAAATATATTGTCACATAGAtttgaaaattaatttaattaaaacttgCATTTTACTTTATCAGTTGAAGAACTACAGCAAAACGCATTTTATGATACTAACAGGTATAATATCTTAGTTCCAACATAACCTAACAATCAATGATGTACACAGTGCATTAATTTACACAACAGCCACTCAATCAACATGCAGACTTGCTATAGGAAAATTTGTGATGCTAGACTATTTTATGTAATATGTGCTCCCACTTGGTATGGTATGATCTGGAGATACCTACAGTATATACAGAATACCTTTTcactttatgttatgttataattTTGTCTGGATCATTTGAGAGGAAGAAACAGCAGCCAAGTTAGGATGAAAGGGTGAAAAACTCTCCAGAAGGCACTTTAATAAGACTAGTTGGGTCTGAGTAAATTCTCCACAAACACATCAGTGGGCCAGTAGATTATGAATTATTTAGTGAAAAGCGTTATTACATCAGATAATACCAGAACAAACATTTCCAAACAATTGCATCAATAGTTACATTTAAGCCAAGCTCATTTTTATGAATTTAGGGATATATATTCACacagagttaaaggaatagttcagctaTATCCaagatatgtttgactttctttcttctgctgaacaaacagaaagtttttagaagaatatatcagctctgttggtcctcacaatgcagatgaatgggtatcaacattttaaaactccaaaatcacccagattttttttactatcaaactcctctttcacattgttcttcttttgtttttagtgatttgcattcttcatgcatattgccacctactgggcaccTACGTGTCTGATcttaaaagttttggaccctgttgacttgcattgtatggacctacagaactgtgatattcttctaaaaatctttttgttcagtagaaaaaagaatgtcatacacatctgggatgacatgaggatgtaaatgatgagagaatttttgctGCTTTAAAAAACAGGGTTTCCTTCAACTCTGTTCCTACATTTGCTATCTATAAACACATGGCATACATCTATAAACTACAAAAATTGGGCTGGAATCTGGTGTTGTGACAAAAATGTTCACACTCTTACTGTTCGGGGTCAAATTTGATCCCACATAGGAAACGAATGGTGGAGATGATAAAATCgagcatttttttattaatttatatattaaaatcaataaatcagccacactGCAGAACACACGCACATAAAAGAAGGAGTGATACTATAACACATCCACAATGCGGAACGCacatgctcgctctctctctctctctctctctctctctctctctctctctctctctctctcacacacacacacaatcatacacatgAATGAATAGGTGACACTATAACAGAgagaatttttatataatttgttgaataaaatcagccacaatgcagaacacacacagaaattaagTGGTGAGACCACAACACATCCACagtggagaacacacacacacgttttcacATACTTTTGCCATGTGTGCATGGATTCATAAAC
Encoded proteins:
- the LOC127628997 gene encoding XK-related protein 7-like — encoded protein: MAAKSDGTAVSVQNDIPPMCLPGLEKRPPQCRPVGKEYSLLDCCWTLCSLLVFFSDGASDLWLSADYYLRRDYWWFALTLVFIIIPSVVVQVLSFRWFAYDYLDLNESGTAAAAMVAASNAESQFSTKDSDQRGAGRSAVVTGTFCRACVWLFQSIVHIFQLAQVWRYVHALYLGVQSLWLGDHKHRHFYWRMMFESADITMLRLLETFLKSAPQLVLQLSIMIQTSQVLPLQGLSASASLVSLGWMMASYQKALRDSRDDKLAMSYKAVVVHMLWHLFTVGARAMAFALFASIFQLYFGIFIVAHWCAMTFWIIQGETDFCMSKWEEIIYNMMVGVVYIFCWFSVREGPMRCRLLLYSVIVLVENVALTAVWYNYRSPRTSDFYAVVVVCMVACSYALGTFFMFVYYSLLHPDGPVSGAYIGFCGVQVGAASDPCISSSTSAPPLDAVSSPPRTLQRTKAGESVLGADGGDVFKVRLVAGTRTPTPHLTPRTEGPVIRIDLPRKQYPAWDAHVIDRRLRKTILVLESAAPVTPRIQYRCLGTPKEVMEYETTV